GCGGACCGGCGCGGCTGCACCCCCTGAGCGGCCGGACGCCGAAACCGGTCGCACCAGGCCCTGCCGTCATCCAGGTTGAGAAAGGTTCAAACGAAAGCGCGTCGCCACTTGCCACCTGGGAGGCCGCTCTAGCGTGTGCCCCATGACGCACTTCCCAGAGACACCCATGCGGGAGCAGACCGGACGGCCGGTCGGACAGACGTACGCGCGCGCGACGCCGGCCTCCCGCACGGGGGTCTTCCGCGTCCTGTTCGTCTGCTCGGCCAACCTGTGCCGTTCGCCGGCCGCCGAACGCATCGCCGGGGCCGCGCTCGCCGGCCATCCGGCCATTGTGGCGGAGAGCGCCGGCACGCACGCCGTGCCGGGGGGGAGGCTGCCTGCCAAGGCGGTCCGTGCGCTGGAGAAGGCCGGTGTGGCCGGGGCCGGGGAGCGGGTGCCGCGCCTGCTCACCACCGAGTTGATCGAGGAGGCGGACCTCGTCCTGGCCGCCGCGCTGACCCACCGAGCGTGGATCGTCTCCGCGTGCCCGGCGGCGGCCCACCGGGTCTTCACGGTGGCCGAGTTCGGCGCTCTGGCCGCGGCCGTCCCCCCGGCCCTGGTCACCGCGTACGACGACCCGGTGCGGCGAGCGCATGCCCTGCTCGCCGAGGCACGGGACCTGCGTGGGGTGATCCCGGTGGACCGGCCCGACATCGGCGACCCCTACGGCGGACCGCCCCGCGCCTACCGCGCCGCGGTCCGCGCGGTGCGGCAGGCGCTTGAGGTGCCGCTGTCGATGGTGACGGGGCCGGTCACACCCCGACCAGCGGGGCCCGCTCCTCGCTGACGTTGGCCTGGTACTCGCTGTACCCGTAGTGGACCTCGCCGGACTTGCGGGGCACGAAGTTCAGCACCGTGCCCGCCAGGCGCGCGTTGGCCGAGGCCAGCAGTTCCGCCGCCCGGGTCACGTACTCCCGCCGCGTCTTGCCGTACCGGGCGACGAGCAGCACGGCGTCAGAGCTCGCGGCGAGCGCGGCGGCGTCGGTGACGAGCAGCAGGGGAGCGGTGTCGATGATCACGATGTCGTACTTCTGGGTGAGCCGGTCCATCAGCCCGCGCATCCCCTGGGAGCCGAGCAACTCGCTGGGGTTCGGCGGGATCCTGCCGCTCGGCAGGACCGACAGGCTCGGCCGCCCCCAGCTCTGCACGGCGTCTGCCGGGTCCACGTCGCCGAGGAGCACGTCGGTGAGGCCCACCGCGCCCTCGATGCCGAGATAGGACGGCACGCTCGGCCGGCGCAGGTCGGCGTCCACCAGCAGCACCCGCCATCCGGTCTGGGCCATGGCGATGGCGAGGTTGGCCGCGACGGACGTCTTGCCCTCGCCCGGCAGGGAACTGGTGACGAGCAGTGAGCGAGGCGCGCCGTCGACGTTCAGGAAGCGCAGGTTCGTCCGCAGCGAGCGGAACGCCTCCGCCCTCGACGACCGGCCCTCATGGCGGACGATCAGCGGGTGGCGCCGCGCGTCGGGCTCGTATCCGATCACGCCGAGGACGGGGCCGTCCGCCAGCCCGCGCAGCTCCTCGACCGTGGTGACCGCGGTGTCCATGATCCCGCGCACGGCGATCGCGCAGGAGGACAGAAGCAAGGCGACGAACAAGGCGATCGCCAGGTTGACCAGCGGCCGAGGGCTCGCCGGACTGCTCGGGACCTCCGCCTTGTCGAGGAGGGTGATCTTGACGGTGGCGGGATCGCCGGGTGCGGGGCGTTCGATCTGGCCGATCAGCCGGGTGAACTGCGTCCCCACGGCGTTCGCCAGCCATGCCGCGCGCACGGGGTCGCGGTCGGTGACCGTGGCGCGGAGGATCACCGTGTCCGGCACCACATCCGCGGTGATGTTCTCGGCCAGTCGCCGGGCTTCCTTGTCTCCGGACACGACCCGGGCGGCGAGTTTGCGGCTGGTGAGCAGCGCGGCGTAGGACTTCACCCGCTGGACCGACAGCAGCGCCGCCTGGTAGGCGGTGGCCGTGCTGGTCTTGCCCTCGTCGTGGGCCGACACGACCATGGACACGGTCGCCGCGTAGGTCGGCGGCGTCCTCGCGGTCACCAGGAACGAAGCGGCGGTGGCGAGCACCAACGACAGGAGGATGACCGGCCAGCTACGGCGAGCCAGCCGCAGGTAGGAGAGCAGGTCCACCGGATCAGCGCCTTTCACGGATCTTCGAGGGATGGTCGGCCAGGACGGCGGGATAGACGCGCACCTTCTGGGCCAGCCCGATGAGCGCCAGCGCGCCGGCGACCGCGACGACGGTCACGGCCACCGCCGGGGGCCGGTGCAGCACGATCAGCAGGCCGAGCACGCCGGTCATGGCGGAGACGCCGGCCAGGGTGACCGCGGTGAGCCGGGTGCCGAGCCCGAGGCGGCGCAGGCGGTGCGACAGGTGGTCGGTTCCCCCGCTCAGCAGCGGCCGGCCGGCCCGTCTGCGGGACACCAGGACGACGCCGGTGTCGACGACCGCGACGAAGGTGAACAGGACCAGCCCCGCGATCCCGGTCGCGGCGCTGGACCCCGTCACCAGCAGGGCGGCCGAGGACGCCAGGACGAAGCCGATGAACAGCGAGCCCGCGTCCCCCATGAACACCTTCGCCGGAGCCCAGTTGTGCCGCAGGAACCCGAGACTGGCCAGGCTGAGCGACAGCAGGAGCAGTCCCAGCCCGGGCTCCGACCGCAGGGACGCGGTCAGCCCCAGCACCGCGGCGCTCACCGCGGCCACCGCGCCGAGCGCTCCGTCCATGTTGTCGAGCAGGTTGTGGGAGTTGCCGATCACGACGATCCACGCCGCGGTGGCCGGGCCGTCCACCCATCCGCCGGTGAAGGGAACCTCGACCCCGCTCAGCACGACTGCGCCGGCCGCCAGCGTCTCCACGGCCAGCCGCACGCGCAGGGACAACGGCGACAGGTCGTCGATCAGGCCGAGCACGGCGACCGCGACGCCGGCCATGACGATCACGACGCAGCGGCGCTCCTGGAAGTCCGGCAGCAACATCACCGGCACGATGGTGCCGAGCACGATGGCCACGCCTCCGAGGTACGGGACGGGACGGGAATGGGCCTTGTGGCCGCCGGGACGGTCGGTGATGCCCCAGGCCAGGGCCAGCCGGGTGAGCACCGTCGTGGCGCCGCTCGACAGCAGGAAGCAGGACACGGCCGCGAGCAGCAAGGTGATGCCGTTCACCGCCGCAACGCAGCCAGTTCGGCGCGGGCCTCCGCGATCGTCTGGATCAGCACGTCCTCCAGGGTCAGCCGCGGCTCCCACCCCGTCAGCGCGCGAAGCCTGGCCGTGTCGGGGACCCTGCGCACCATGTCCTCGAACCCCGGTTCGTACGCGTCGTGGTAGGGGATCATCTCCACCGCCGAGGTGGAGCCGGTGTACTCGATGACGAGCTTGGCCAGTTCCAGGATGCTCACCTCGCGTGGGGAGCCGACGTTGAAGGTCTGGCCCACCGCGCCGTCGTGGTCCAGCAGCCGCATCAGGGCGTCCACCACGTCGGCGACGTGCGTGAAACAGCGCGTCTGGGTGCCGTCGCCATAGACGGTGAGCGGGAGGCCGGCGACCGCCTGCCGCACCAGACGAGGGAGGACCATCCCATAGGCGGGGCTCTGCCGGGGACCGACCGTGTTGAACAGCCGCACGATGATGGTCGGCAGGCCGCGTTCCCGGTGGTAGGCGTTGGTGAGGATCTCGTCGACGGCCTTGGCCGTGCTGTAGGCCCACCGCACCACCGAGGGTGTGCCGAGGATGCGTTCGGCGTCCTCGCGCAGCGGGCTGGTGGAGTTCTTGCCGTAGATCTCGCTGGTGCTGGCCACCAGGATCTTCTTGCGGTAGCGGTGAGCGGACTCGATCACGATCTCAGAACCGCGGATGTTGGTGGTGAGCGACTTCAGCGGTTCCTCGATGATCAGCTTGACCCCCACGGCCGCGGCCAGGTGCACCACGACGTCGCACCGGTGGACCAGCTCGTCCACGACCAGTTCGTCCAGCACCGACCCCTGCACGAAACGCAGACGCGGATCGGCGACGACGTGGGCCAGATTCGCCAGGCGGCCGGTGGAGAGGTTGTCGAGAACCGTTACGAAAGCACCATCGCCGAGCAGAGCGTCGATGAGATGTGAGCCAATGAACCCGCTTCCGCCGGTGATCAGGAAATGCATGCCTTTTGCAGTCAAGATGGCTCCTCTGTCGGACACCCGGTCGACGTGTCGCATTTAGGGAACAGCGGAACGTTATAGATGGCGCATTGGCGCCGGGCCGCAGCCGTCCGCCGTCTTGCGTATATTTGGCGGGCATTTTCAGCGCCGCTTGCCGAGCGAAACCCTTTGTTCGCGCATAGTCGGAAAAGGACGTGTTTTCGCCGGTCCTCGCGGGTTGGCGCCATGTCGTCCAACCTCGACCTGGACACGACGTCATCCCGGCCCCTGCTCACCGCAGGCCGTGACCTCGGTCGAAAAGGGTTCAGTGGAATTGTCGGTCCAGGCAAAGCCCGGTTCATATGGCCGATCGGATCCGTGTCCTTTCCGCAGTATTCCGGCCGTCCCCGGTAGCGTCCTGCGCCATGAACCTTTTCGACCTCCCTGAAAGCCCTCGCGCGCGGAGGCGGTGCGCGGGCATGGCGGCGATGTGCCGGGGCCGGTCCAAAAGGCGCGACCAATGTGCGTCATCGGCGGGGGGGCAGGCGTGAAGGTCTTGGTGACCGGGGGAGCGGGCTTCATCGGCTCGAACCTGTGCCAGGCGCTCGGCGCGCACCCGCGGTTCGACCGGGTGATGGCCCTGGACGACCTCAGCTCGGGGTCGATGGACAACCTGCGCGGCACCGGCGCCGAGCTGGTCATCGGGAGCATCCTCGACCGGAAGACGGTCGCCAAACTGGTCGCCGAGGCCGACGCCGTCGTCCATCTGGCCGCGCGGCCGTCCGTCGCCCGTTCCATCGCGGCGCCGCTGGACAGCCACGAGGTCAACGCCACCGGGACGCTGTGCGTCCTTGAGGCCTGCCGCGCCTCCGGCGCACCGGTGATCGTCGCCTCGTCCTCCTCGGTGTACGGCGCGGCCCCGGCGGACGTGAAGGACGAGACCGTGCCCACCGTGCCCATCAGCCCCTACGGCGCCGGCAAACTGGCCGCCGAAGCCTACGCGCTGGCCTACGGCGCCGCTTTCGGCGTTCCGGCGCTGGTCTTCCGCTTCTTCAACGTCTACGGACCCGGGCAGCCCGCCGGCCACGCCTACGCCGCCGTGGTCCCGGCGTTCATCGCCGCCGCTCTGCGCGGAGAGCCCCTGCGGGTCCACGGCGACGGCGGCCAGTCACGCGACTTCACCTACGTGGGCACCGTCGTGGAGGTCATCGTGGACACCCTGCTCCGGGGGCTGGTCTCCCCCGCGCCGGTCAACCTCGCCTACGGGACCAGCACCACGGTCATCGAACTGGCCCACCTGGTCGGCCGGCTGGCCGGCCGTCCCGTAGAGGTCGTGCACGAGCCCGCGCGCACCGGCGACATCCGGCACTCCCAGGGCTGCGACCGCAGGCTGCGGGAGCTGTTCCCCGACCTCACGCCGGTCCCGTTGGCGACCGGTCTGCGGCACACGCTGGACTGGTTCACGGAGAGCGGTCGCCTTGCCGGCTGACCCGCTCGTCCGGCTCGGTCGGGCGGTGGGTCCGCGATCGGTGAGCCGGCTCGGCACGGCGGACATCCTTCAGGCGTCGTTGTGCGTGGCGCTCACGGGGGCCGCGTTGATCGTGTTCGCCGGCCACGAGCGGCTGCTGGTCGCCCTTCCGTACATCGCCTATGCGGTGCTGGCGTTCGCCTCCCCGCGCGCGGCGAGCGTGGCGCTCATCCCGATCGGCCTGCTGGTGCCGATGGTGCTGGAACTGGGTTTCGGCGGCGACCTGGTGTACGTCGAGCTCACCGCGGCGGCGGTCACCGGGTGTGTGATCGTGCTGGCCGTC
The window above is part of the Sphaerisporangium rubeum genome. Proteins encoded here:
- a CDS encoding low molecular weight phosphatase family protein; the encoded protein is MTHFPETPMREQTGRPVGQTYARATPASRTGVFRVLFVCSANLCRSPAAERIAGAALAGHPAIVAESAGTHAVPGGRLPAKAVRALEKAGVAGAGERVPRLLTTELIEEADLVLAAALTHRAWIVSACPAAAHRVFTVAEFGALAAAVPPALVTAYDDPVRRAHALLAEARDLRGVIPVDRPDIGDPYGGPPRAYRAAVRAVRQALEVPLSMVTGPVTPRPAGPAPR
- a CDS encoding polysaccharide biosynthesis tyrosine autokinase, giving the protein MKGADPVDLLSYLRLARRSWPVILLSLVLATAASFLVTARTPPTYAATVSMVVSAHDEGKTSTATAYQAALLSVQRVKSYAALLTSRKLAARVVSGDKEARRLAENITADVVPDTVILRATVTDRDPVRAAWLANAVGTQFTRLIGQIERPAPGDPATVKITLLDKAEVPSSPASPRPLVNLAIALFVALLLSSCAIAVRGIMDTAVTTVEELRGLADGPVLGVIGYEPDARRHPLIVRHEGRSSRAEAFRSLRTNLRFLNVDGAPRSLLVTSSLPGEGKTSVAANLAIAMAQTGWRVLLVDADLRRPSVPSYLGIEGAVGLTDVLLGDVDPADAVQSWGRPSLSVLPSGRIPPNPSELLGSQGMRGLMDRLTQKYDIVIIDTAPLLLVTDAAALAASSDAVLLVARYGKTRREYVTRAAELLASANARLAGTVLNFVPRKSGEVHYGYSEYQANVSEERAPLVGV
- a CDS encoding MraY family glycosyltransferase, yielding MNGITLLLAAVSCFLLSSGATTVLTRLALAWGITDRPGGHKAHSRPVPYLGGVAIVLGTIVPVMLLPDFQERRCVVIVMAGVAVAVLGLIDDLSPLSLRVRLAVETLAAGAVVLSGVEVPFTGGWVDGPATAAWIVVIGNSHNLLDNMDGALGAVAAVSAAVLGLTASLRSEPGLGLLLLSLSLASLGFLRHNWAPAKVFMGDAGSLFIGFVLASSAALLVTGSSAATGIAGLVLFTFVAVVDTGVVLVSRRRAGRPLLSGGTDHLSHRLRRLGLGTRLTAVTLAGVSAMTGVLGLLIVLHRPPAVAVTVVAVAGALALIGLAQKVRVYPAVLADHPSKIRERR
- a CDS encoding NAD-dependent epimerase/dehydratase family protein, whose protein sequence is MTAKGMHFLITGGSGFIGSHLIDALLGDGAFVTVLDNLSTGRLANLAHVVADPRLRFVQGSVLDELVVDELVHRCDVVVHLAAAVGVKLIIEEPLKSLTTNIRGSEIVIESAHRYRKKILVASTSEIYGKNSTSPLREDAERILGTPSVVRWAYSTAKAVDEILTNAYHRERGLPTIIVRLFNTVGPRQSPAYGMVLPRLVRQAVAGLPLTVYGDGTQTRCFTHVADVVDALMRLLDHDGAVGQTFNVGSPREVSILELAKLVIEYTGSTSAVEMIPYHDAYEPGFEDMVRRVPDTARLRALTGWEPRLTLEDVLIQTIAEARAELAALRR
- a CDS encoding NAD-dependent epimerase/dehydratase family protein, whose translation is MKVLVTGGAGFIGSNLCQALGAHPRFDRVMALDDLSSGSMDNLRGTGAELVIGSILDRKTVAKLVAEADAVVHLAARPSVARSIAAPLDSHEVNATGTLCVLEACRASGAPVIVASSSSVYGAAPADVKDETVPTVPISPYGAGKLAAEAYALAYGAAFGVPALVFRFFNVYGPGQPAGHAYAAVVPAFIAAALRGEPLRVHGDGGQSRDFTYVGTVVEVIVDTLLRGLVSPAPVNLAYGTSTTVIELAHLVGRLAGRPVEVVHEPARTGDIRHSQGCDRRLRELFPDLTPVPLATGLRHTLDWFTESGRLAG